From Symphalangus syndactylus isolate Jambi chromosome X, NHGRI_mSymSyn1-v2.1_pri, whole genome shotgun sequence, the proteins below share one genomic window:
- the LOC129475160 gene encoding putative P2Y purinoceptor 10 isoform X1: protein MRASTFRPQAHALNHKSMANLDKYTETFKMGSNSTITAEIYCNVTNVKFQYSLYATTYILIFIPGLLANSAALWVLCRFISEKNKAIIFMINLSVADLAHVLSLPLRIYYYISHHWPFQRALCLLCFYLKYLNMYASICFLTCISLQRCFFLLKPFRARDWKRRYDVGISAAIWIIVGTACLPFPILRSTDLSNNKSCFADLGYKQMNAVALVGMVTVAELAGFVIPVIIIAWCTWKTTISLRQPPMAFQGISERQKALRMVFMCTAVFFICFTPYHINFILYTMVKETIISSCPIVRIALYFHPFCLCLASLCCLLDPILYYFMASEFRDQLSRQGSSVTRSRLMSKESGSSMIS, encoded by the exons ATGAGAGCTTCAACTTttagaccacaggcacatgcttt GAACCATAAATCCATGGCTAATCTTGACAAATATACTGAAACATTCAAGATGGGTAGCAACAGTACCATCACTGCTGAGATTTACTGTAATGTCACTAATGTGAAATTTCAATACTCCCTTTATGCAACCACCTATATCCTCATATTCATTCCTGGTCTTCTGGCTAACAGTGCAGCCTTGTGGGTTCTGTGCCGCTTCATCAGCGAGAAAAATAAAGCCATCATTTTCATGATCAACCTCTCTGTGGCTGACCTTGCTCACGTATTATCTTTACCCCTCCGGATTTACTATTACATCAGCCACCACTGGCCTTTCCAGAGAGCTCTTTGCCTGCTCTGCTTCTACCTGAAGTATCTCAACATGTATGCCAGCATTTGTTTCCTGACGTGCATCAGTCTTCAACGGTGCTTTTTTCTCCTCAAGCCCTTCAGGGCCAGAGACTGGAAGCGTAGGTACGATGTGGGCATCAGTGCTGCCATCTGGATCATTGTGGGGACTGCCTGTTTGCCATTTCCCATCCTGAGAAGCACAGACTTAAGCAACAACAAGTCCTGCTTTGCTGATCTTGGATACAAGCAAATGAATGCAGTTGCATTGGTCGGGATGGTTACAGTTGCTGAGCTTGCAGGATTTGTGATCCCAGTGATCATCATCGCATGGTGTACCTGGAAGACTACTATATCCTTGAGACAGCCACCAATGGCTTTCCAAGGGATCAGTGAGAGGCAGAAAGCACTGCGGATGGTGTTCATGTGTACTGCAGTCTTCTTCATCTGCTTCACTCCCTATCATATTAACTTTATTCTTTACACCATGGTAAAGGAAACCATCATTAGCAGTTGTCCCATTGTCCGAATCGCACTGTATTTCCACCCTTTTTGCCTGTGCCTTGCAAGTCTCTGCTGCCTTTTGGATCCAATTCTTTATTACTTTATGGCTTCAGAGTTTCGTGACCAACTATCCCGCCAAGGCAGTTCTGTGACTCGCTCCCGTCTCATGAGCAAGGAGAGTGGTTCATCAATGATTAGCTAA
- the LOC129475160 gene encoding putative P2Y purinoceptor 10 isoform X2, whose amino-acid sequence MHRRNHKSMANLDKYTETFKMGSNSTITAEIYCNVTNVKFQYSLYATTYILIFIPGLLANSAALWVLCRFISEKNKAIIFMINLSVADLAHVLSLPLRIYYYISHHWPFQRALCLLCFYLKYLNMYASICFLTCISLQRCFFLLKPFRARDWKRRYDVGISAAIWIIVGTACLPFPILRSTDLSNNKSCFADLGYKQMNAVALVGMVTVAELAGFVIPVIIIAWCTWKTTISLRQPPMAFQGISERQKALRMVFMCTAVFFICFTPYHINFILYTMVKETIISSCPIVRIALYFHPFCLCLASLCCLLDPILYYFMASEFRDQLSRQGSSVTRSRLMSKESGSSMIS is encoded by the exons ATGCACAGAAG GAACCATAAATCCATGGCTAATCTTGACAAATATACTGAAACATTCAAGATGGGTAGCAACAGTACCATCACTGCTGAGATTTACTGTAATGTCACTAATGTGAAATTTCAATACTCCCTTTATGCAACCACCTATATCCTCATATTCATTCCTGGTCTTCTGGCTAACAGTGCAGCCTTGTGGGTTCTGTGCCGCTTCATCAGCGAGAAAAATAAAGCCATCATTTTCATGATCAACCTCTCTGTGGCTGACCTTGCTCACGTATTATCTTTACCCCTCCGGATTTACTATTACATCAGCCACCACTGGCCTTTCCAGAGAGCTCTTTGCCTGCTCTGCTTCTACCTGAAGTATCTCAACATGTATGCCAGCATTTGTTTCCTGACGTGCATCAGTCTTCAACGGTGCTTTTTTCTCCTCAAGCCCTTCAGGGCCAGAGACTGGAAGCGTAGGTACGATGTGGGCATCAGTGCTGCCATCTGGATCATTGTGGGGACTGCCTGTTTGCCATTTCCCATCCTGAGAAGCACAGACTTAAGCAACAACAAGTCCTGCTTTGCTGATCTTGGATACAAGCAAATGAATGCAGTTGCATTGGTCGGGATGGTTACAGTTGCTGAGCTTGCAGGATTTGTGATCCCAGTGATCATCATCGCATGGTGTACCTGGAAGACTACTATATCCTTGAGACAGCCACCAATGGCTTTCCAAGGGATCAGTGAGAGGCAGAAAGCACTGCGGATGGTGTTCATGTGTACTGCAGTCTTCTTCATCTGCTTCACTCCCTATCATATTAACTTTATTCTTTACACCATGGTAAAGGAAACCATCATTAGCAGTTGTCCCATTGTCCGAATCGCACTGTATTTCCACCCTTTTTGCCTGTGCCTTGCAAGTCTCTGCTGCCTTTTGGATCCAATTCTTTATTACTTTATGGCTTCAGAGTTTCGTGACCAACTATCCCGCCAAGGCAGTTCTGTGACTCGCTCCCGTCTCATGAGCAAGGAGAGTGGTTCATCAATGATTAGCTAA
- the LOC129475160 gene encoding putative P2Y purinoceptor 10 isoform X3: MANLDKYTETFKMGSNSTITAEIYCNVTNVKFQYSLYATTYILIFIPGLLANSAALWVLCRFISEKNKAIIFMINLSVADLAHVLSLPLRIYYYISHHWPFQRALCLLCFYLKYLNMYASICFLTCISLQRCFFLLKPFRARDWKRRYDVGISAAIWIIVGTACLPFPILRSTDLSNNKSCFADLGYKQMNAVALVGMVTVAELAGFVIPVIIIAWCTWKTTISLRQPPMAFQGISERQKALRMVFMCTAVFFICFTPYHINFILYTMVKETIISSCPIVRIALYFHPFCLCLASLCCLLDPILYYFMASEFRDQLSRQGSSVTRSRLMSKESGSSMIS; this comes from the coding sequence ATGGCTAATCTTGACAAATATACTGAAACATTCAAGATGGGTAGCAACAGTACCATCACTGCTGAGATTTACTGTAATGTCACTAATGTGAAATTTCAATACTCCCTTTATGCAACCACCTATATCCTCATATTCATTCCTGGTCTTCTGGCTAACAGTGCAGCCTTGTGGGTTCTGTGCCGCTTCATCAGCGAGAAAAATAAAGCCATCATTTTCATGATCAACCTCTCTGTGGCTGACCTTGCTCACGTATTATCTTTACCCCTCCGGATTTACTATTACATCAGCCACCACTGGCCTTTCCAGAGAGCTCTTTGCCTGCTCTGCTTCTACCTGAAGTATCTCAACATGTATGCCAGCATTTGTTTCCTGACGTGCATCAGTCTTCAACGGTGCTTTTTTCTCCTCAAGCCCTTCAGGGCCAGAGACTGGAAGCGTAGGTACGATGTGGGCATCAGTGCTGCCATCTGGATCATTGTGGGGACTGCCTGTTTGCCATTTCCCATCCTGAGAAGCACAGACTTAAGCAACAACAAGTCCTGCTTTGCTGATCTTGGATACAAGCAAATGAATGCAGTTGCATTGGTCGGGATGGTTACAGTTGCTGAGCTTGCAGGATTTGTGATCCCAGTGATCATCATCGCATGGTGTACCTGGAAGACTACTATATCCTTGAGACAGCCACCAATGGCTTTCCAAGGGATCAGTGAGAGGCAGAAAGCACTGCGGATGGTGTTCATGTGTACTGCAGTCTTCTTCATCTGCTTCACTCCCTATCATATTAACTTTATTCTTTACACCATGGTAAAGGAAACCATCATTAGCAGTTGTCCCATTGTCCGAATCGCACTGTATTTCCACCCTTTTTGCCTGTGCCTTGCAAGTCTCTGCTGCCTTTTGGATCCAATTCTTTATTACTTTATGGCTTCAGAGTTTCGTGACCAACTATCCCGCCAAGGCAGTTCTGTGACTCGCTCCCGTCTCATGAGCAAGGAGAGTGGTTCATCAATGATTAGCTAA